The genomic stretch CTTCCTTGGAGAAATGGAAGACGATCAAATCAAACCGCTGCGGTTTTTCGAATTCATAATCGATCTTCCCGACGATAAGACGGTTTCCGTCATGAATTGTCGGCATCATCGACTCGCCGTGAACCACGTAGTTGGCAAAGAAAAAATATTGCACCAAAAAAACAATCGTCAACGCGAGGGTAACGGCTTTCATCCAATCTACAATAGCTCTTCGCTGCATTCCTTCATCTCCTGAACAGGGCTACCTTCAATGTACCACGACATTTTCGGGCCGACAAGATGAAGGATGAATCAGCCTTTGCCGGATCCGGGAAACCGATGGCTAACGATTCAGCAAACTGCCAACGTAACGAAGCAATTCGTTCGCCGAAGTCGTATTGTATCCATGTTCGTCGACCAGCCGTGCGATTACCTCGTTGATCCGCTTTAACTGCGTTTCGTCCGGCGTTTTCGTCGATGTCGTGATCTTCACGACATCTTTTAAATCCGCAAACAATTTCTTTTGGATCGCTTCCCGCAGCCGCTCGTGTGAATTGTAATCGAACTTCTTGCCTTTCCGCGCATACGCCGAAATGCGAATCAAGATTTCCTCACGGAACGCTTTCTTCGCGTTTTCGGAAATCCCGATTTGCTCTTCGATCGAACGCATCAATTTTTCATCGGGATTCATCTCTTCTCCGGTGAGCGGATCCCGCAGCTTGTTTTTGTTGCAATACGCTTCCACATTGTCGAGATAATTATCCATTAACGTCTTCGCAGACTCTTCGTACGAGTACACAAACGCTTTCTGCACTTCTTTCTTTGCGATTTCGTCATATTCTTTGCGAGCCACGGAAATGAAATTGATGTAGCGCTCTTTGTCTTCTTTGGAAATCGACGGATGCTGTCCGAGCCCGTCTTTCAGCGATCTTAACACATCGAGCGCATTGATCGACGGGGTTTCTTTGCGAATGATCGCCGAAGAAATCCGGTTGATGACATAACGCGGATCAATCCCTTCCATCCCTTCGTCGGAATGCTCGTTTTTCAGTTCAGTGAGATCAAGCGAATTAAACCCTTCGACGGTTTCCCCGTCATACAAACGCATCTTTTTGACAAGGTCCAATCCTTGTTTTTCCGACTCTTTCAACCGCGTCAAGATCGAAAACACAGCAGCCACTTTCAAGGCATGCGGTGCAATGTGGACGTGATTCATGTCGCTTTCGCGAATCATTTTTTCATAAATGCGTTCTTCTTCGCTCACTTTCAGATTATAGGGGATCGGCATGACGATGATCCGTGAATGCAACGCTTCATTCTTCTTGTTCGCAATAAAGGATCGATACTCAGCCTCGTTCGTATGAGCCACGATAAACTCGTCAGCAGAGATTAACGCGAAGCGGCCAGCTTTGAAATTTCCTTCCTGCGTCAAAGACAGCAAATGCCAGAGAAACTTTTCGTCGCATTTCAACATCTCTTGAAACTCCATCATGCCGCGGTTGGCCTTGTTCAGTTCTCCGTCAAAACGATATGCACGCGGATCGGATTCCGAGCCGTAC from Bacillales bacterium encodes the following:
- a CDS encoding PrkA family serine protein kinase; protein product: MDILDQIRRYREEENRLSWEGTFAEYLELLKEHPEYAQSAHSRVYNMIKDAGVETLDDGTKRYRFFDQEIYGLEEALERLVEEYFHPAAKRLDVKKRILLLMGPVSGGKSTIVNRLKRGLEAYSRTPAGAVFAIKGCPMHEDPLHLIPQELRDDFHKEYGIKIEGSLSPLNTMRLEKEYGGQIENVKVERILFSEDKRVGIGTFSPSDPKSQDIADLTGSIDFSTIAEYGSESDPRAYRFDGELNKANRGMMEFQEMLKCDEKFLWHLLSLTQEGNFKAGRFALISADEFIVAHTNEAEYRSFIANKKNEALHSRIIVMPIPYNLKVSEEERIYEKMIRESDMNHVHIAPHALKVAAVFSILTRLKESEKQGLDLVKKMRLYDGETVEGFNSLDLTELKNEHSDEGMEGIDPRYVINRISSAIIRKETPSINALDVLRSLKDGLGQHPSISKEDKERYINFISVARKEYDEIAKKEVQKAFVYSYEESAKTLMDNYLDNVEAYCNKNKLRDPLTGEEMNPDEKLMRSIEEQIGISENAKKAFREEILIRISAYARKGKKFDYNSHERLREAIQKKLFADLKDVVKITTSTKTPDETQLKRINEVIARLVDEHGYNTTSANELLRYVGSLLNR